A window from Pseudobutyrivibrio ruminis HUN009 encodes these proteins:
- a CDS encoding glycoside hydrolase family 13 protein: protein MNIQAIYSDGTAEYRTPMEPEPFDLVTIRLRVYHQEDLEAFLVSGDKNIRMHLERTRGEFDYYTCDVKLEDKEFRYHFEIVGDYGLYYYDRVGLWRDHREHYEFSIMPGFSTPSWSKGAVMYQILVDRFYKGDPSTDVETNEYHYVGAPVERVENWDSIPANLDIGRFYGGDLEGVRQKLHYLKSLGVEVIYFNPLFVSPSNHKYDTSDYDYIDPHLTVIKKDGGECLKDGDYDNSHATKYKLRVTNKENLEASNQFFADFVREAHEKGIRVIIDGVFNHCGSFNKWLNREKIYSKEEGYAPGAYESKDSPYHNFFYFYEDTWPDNKSYDGWWSHDTLPKLNYEESPELCQYILNIGKKWVSEPYNCDGWRLDVAADLGHSEEFNHKFWHDFRDAVKSANPNAIILAEHYGNPTAWLAGDQWDTVMNYDAFMEPLTFFLTGMEKHSDEFQPSAIGDGERFKNTMLHFMARLKTPSLYCAMNQLSNHDHSRFLTRTNHTVGRLATKGAKAAEDGVSIPVMKLAEMIQMTWPGAPTLYYGDEAGVCGFTDPDSRRTYPWGHCNYDLIDFTRDMIMVHKLSPAIKQGSFRFLNCGQGFISYARFTANEQVIVVINSNGNGIEVDIPVWIAGVPLNCNLERVIMTNEVGYSIMPTDIIVEGGNLHVSLQPYTGIVYKR, encoded by the coding sequence ATGAACATCCAAGCTATTTACTCGGACGGTACAGCTGAATATAGAACTCCTATGGAACCGGAGCCTTTTGACTTAGTAACTATCAGATTGCGTGTATACCATCAGGAAGACCTGGAGGCTTTTTTAGTATCTGGTGATAAGAACATTAGAATGCATCTAGAGAGAACTCGTGGAGAGTTTGATTACTATACATGCGATGTTAAGCTTGAAGATAAAGAGTTTAGATATCACTTTGAAATAGTGGGAGACTATGGCCTATATTATTACGATAGAGTAGGTCTTTGGCGTGATCATAGAGAACATTACGAGTTTTCTATTATGCCAGGTTTTTCCACACCTTCCTGGTCGAAAGGTGCGGTTATGTACCAAATCCTTGTGGATAGATTCTATAAGGGCGACCCAAGCACAGATGTAGAAACAAATGAATATCATTATGTAGGAGCACCAGTTGAGCGTGTTGAGAACTGGGATTCTATACCTGCAAATCTTGATATAGGAAGATTCTATGGCGGAGACCTAGAGGGAGTCAGACAGAAACTCCATTATCTCAAAAGCTTGGGGGTTGAAGTAATATATTTCAATCCGCTGTTTGTTTCCCCTTCTAACCATAAATACGATACCTCAGATTATGACTACATAGATCCTCACCTCACTGTAATTAAAAAAGATGGAGGAGAGTGTCTAAAGGATGGGGATTATGACAATTCTCATGCCACTAAATACAAGCTTAGAGTGACCAATAAGGAAAATCTTGAAGCAAGTAATCAATTCTTTGCAGACTTTGTTAGAGAAGCTCATGAGAAGGGAATACGCGTAATTATTGATGGTGTATTTAATCACTGTGGTTCCTTCAACAAATGGCTCAACAGAGAAAAGATTTATTCAAAGGAAGAGGGGTACGCTCCAGGAGCTTATGAAAGCAAGGACAGCCCATATCACAATTTCTTCTACTTTTATGAGGATACATGGCCAGACAACAAATCATATGACGGCTGGTGGAGTCATGATACGTTGCCAAAGCTAAATTATGAGGAATCGCCTGAATTGTGCCAGTATATCCTCAATATAGGTAAAAAATGGGTTAGTGAGCCATATAATTGCGATGGATGGAGACTTGATGTAGCTGCCGACTTAGGTCACTCAGAAGAGTTTAATCATAAGTTTTGGCATGATTTTAGAGATGCAGTAAAATCAGCAAATCCAAATGCAATCATCCTTGCAGAGCATTATGGTAATCCGACTGCCTGGCTGGCTGGTGACCAGTGGGATACAGTAATGAACTATGATGCCTTTATGGAGCCGCTTACATTCTTTTTAACGGGAATGGAGAAGCATTCTGATGAATTCCAACCTAGCGCTATTGGTGACGGTGAAAGATTCAAAAATACAATGCTCCATTTTATGGCAAGGCTGAAGACTCCATCATTGTATTGCGCAATGAATCAGCTTTCTAACCATGACCATTCAAGATTTTTGACAAGAACAAATCACACTGTAGGAAGACTTGCCACCAAAGGGGCTAAGGCTGCTGAGGATGGTGTAAGTATTCCTGTTATGAAGCTGGCTGAAATGATACAAATGACATGGCCTGGTGCTCCGACATTGTATTATGGTGATGAAGCTGGCGTATGTGGCTTCACAGATCCAGATAGCCGCAGAACATATCCATGGGGCCATTGTAACTATGATCTTATCGATTTCACTAGAGATATGATTATGGTTCATAAACTAAGTCCAGCCATTAAGCAGGGATCGTTTAGATTTTTAAATTGTGGTCAGGGATTTATTAGCTATGCCAGATTCACAGCCAATGAGCAAGTTATCGTAGTTATCAACAGCAATGGCAATGGCATAGAAGTGGATATTCCAGTTTGGATAGCTGGCGTTCCATTAAATTGCAACTTGGAAAGAGTAATTATGACCAATGAGGTTGGCTATTCAATAATGCCTACCGATATAATTGTTGAAGGAGGAAACCTTCACGTCAGCCTTCAACCATATACCGGCATAGTGTACAAAAGATAG
- a CDS encoding RluA family pseudouridine synthase: protein MNRTLTYEINSEYAGYSIDKYLKAHGYSSANITAIKKMPNNVVIDGEWVHMNRKLQAGEILTVNISEDDSSEKIPPVKMDLDIVYEDEDIIVINKPAGLPIHPSLNHYEDSLANGLAYYYEAQNKPFIFRCANRLDKNTSGLTVIAKHLVSGNILSTMVKNREFHREYYAIVRGHLDEPEGTIDAPIGRVDDSIITRQVDFENGERAITHYKVIDEKKGHSLISIHLETGRTHQIRVHFQYIGHPLIGDHLYNPDFEYMTRQALHSHKISFIHPITKKAMEFVAPLPDDMNFITSDF, encoded by the coding sequence ATGAATAGAACATTAACTTATGAAATCAATTCTGAATATGCAGGATATTCTATAGATAAATATCTAAAAGCTCATGGTTACTCCAGCGCTAACATCACCGCAATTAAAAAAATGCCAAACAATGTGGTTATCGATGGTGAGTGGGTACATATGAATCGCAAACTCCAGGCCGGCGAGATTTTAACTGTAAATATCTCCGAAGATGATTCATCCGAAAAGATTCCACCAGTAAAAATGGATTTGGATATCGTTTATGAGGATGAGGATATAATCGTCATTAATAAGCCTGCTGGACTCCCTATACACCCTAGCTTAAATCACTACGAAGATTCCTTAGCAAACGGTCTAGCATATTATTATGAGGCTCAGAATAAGCCTTTTATATTTAGATGTGCTAATCGACTAGATAAGAATACTTCTGGGCTTACTGTCATTGCTAAGCACTTAGTTTCCGGAAATATTTTATCTACGATGGTAAAAAACCGTGAGTTTCATAGAGAATACTATGCCATCGTCCGTGGTCATCTTGATGAGCCTGAAGGCACAATAGATGCTCCTATAGGACGTGTAGACGATTCTATTATCACAAGACAGGTAGATTTTGAAAATGGCGAGCGCGCCATCACCCACTATAAAGTGATTGATGAGAAAAAAGGGCACAGCCTAATCTCAATTCATCTTGAGACAGGCCGTACCCATCAGATTCGTGTTCATTTTCAATATATTGGCCATCCATTAATCGGAGACCATTTATACAATCCTGATTTTGAATATATGACAAGGCAGGCTTTACATTCACACAAAATCAGTTTTATTCACCCTATAACAAAAAAGGCAATGGAGTTTGTCGCTCCATTGCCTGATGATATGAATTTCATTACATCTGATTTTTGA
- a CDS encoding RNA-binding S4 domain-containing protein, with protein MRLDKYLKVSRLIKRRTVANEACDSGRVQINGKIAKASTDVKIGDIIEIAFGNKNVKVEVLDIQDTTKKDAAADLFKYI; from the coding sequence ATGAGACTTGATAAATACTTAAAAGTTAGTAGACTTATAAAGCGTCGTACTGTTGCTAATGAAGCATGCGACAGTGGTAGAGTTCAAATCAATGGAAAAATTGCGAAAGCATCCACTGATGTTAAAATTGGTGATATAATAGAAATAGCATTTGGAAACAAAAATGTAAAAGTAGAGGTTTTGGATATCCAGGACACCACAAAAAAGGATGCGGCAGCAGACCTATTTAAGTATATTTAA
- the hpt gene encoding hypoxanthine phosphoribosyltransferase, translating to MSENIRVLLPEEELAARIAELGAQISKDYEGESVFLVCILKGASFFACELAKRITVPVIIDFMATSSYGSGTVSSGVVKIKKDLDLDPTGQNVIIVEDIIDSGNTLNYLGQLFKDRGAKSVRMVTMLDKPDRREVDVHVDYTGFTIPDQFVVGYGLDYDQKYRNLPYIGVVELD from the coding sequence ATGAGTGAGAACATCAGAGTTCTTTTGCCTGAAGAAGAATTGGCAGCACGTATTGCAGAATTAGGAGCACAAATCAGCAAGGATTATGAAGGAGAATCAGTATTTCTTGTTTGCATCTTAAAGGGCGCTTCATTCTTTGCTTGTGAGTTGGCAAAAAGAATCACAGTTCCAGTAATTATCGATTTTATGGCTACATCAAGCTACGGTAGCGGCACAGTTTCTTCTGGTGTAGTTAAGATTAAAAAGGACTTGGATTTAGATCCAACAGGCCAGAACGTTATCATCGTTGAAGATATCATTGATAGTGGAAATACATTAAACTACCTTGGTCAGCTTTTCAAAGATCGTGGCGCTAAGTCAGTTCGTATGGTCACAATGCTTGATAAGCCAGATCGTCGTGAGGTAGATGTACACGTTGATTACACTGGATTTACTATTCCAGATCAGTTCGTAGTTGGTTACGGCCTTGATTACGACCAGAAGTATCGTAATCTTCCATACATTGGCGTTGTAGAGCTAGATTAG
- a CDS encoding HU family DNA-binding protein — translation MNKTELVAAIASKANISKKDAEASVKAFTEVVAEELKKGEKIQLVGFGTFEVSKRAARTGRNPQTGAEMKIPASKAPKFKAGKALKDSIN, via the coding sequence ATGAACAAGACAGAATTAGTAGCAGCTATCGCTAGCAAGGCTAACATTTCTAAGAAGGACGCTGAGGCTTCTGTAAAGGCTTTTACAGAGGTTGTTGCTGAAGAGCTTAAGAAGGGGGAGAAGATTCAGCTTGTAGGCTTTGGTACATTCGAAGTATCTAAGAGAGCAGCTCGTACAGGTAGAAACCCACAGACAGGCGCAGAGATGAAGATTCCTGCATCTAAGGCTCCTAAGTTTAAGGCTGGTAAGGCTCTTAAGGATTCTATCAACTAA
- a CDS encoding septum formation initiator family protein — MARARRVKRRKKTSTGRIYVAVIMLFMICVMTVQMVRLYDKNQDLKKQEESLQSQVDEANEKSEQLKEYEEYVGTDEYIESEASQKLGLTHDNWIIFKEKED, encoded by the coding sequence ATGGCAAGAGCTAGAAGAGTTAAAAGACGAAAGAAAACCTCAACAGGTAGAATATATGTTGCAGTTATCATGCTGTTCATGATTTGCGTTATGACTGTCCAGATGGTTCGTTTATACGATAAGAATCAGGACTTAAAGAAGCAGGAGGAATCGCTTCAAAGCCAAGTGGATGAAGCAAACGAAAAAAGTGAGCAGTTAAAGGAATACGAGGAATACGTTGGTACTGACGAATATATAGAAAGTGAAGCATCACAGAAACTTGGATTGACACATGACAATTGGATTATTTTTAAAGAAAAAGAAGATTAA
- the tilS gene encoding tRNA lysidine(34) synthetase TilS, translated as MTIGLFLKKKKIKEYIEKYNMLNKGDGVVLGLSGGPDSVCLFFVLLALKEEYNLTISAVHINHMIRGKDADEDQEYVETLCKEFNVPLNALRIDIPALAKESGRSIEEEARIARYDAFERAAAAFEEQGIPAKIAVAHNADDNAETVLFHMARGTGLDGVCGISPKRDKIIRPLLAVPKKDILEFLNENEVAYCIDGTNAETDYDRNRIRHNIMPELTKINDRALEHISDMTTRLSEIAEYISLESNGLLQMAKLDGDKLRKRTIATAPRVIASQAIKDYLSKFMPYQKDVAAVHVDSILDLLNEDGERQIQLPYKKTLIISYEEIYVIDTENEDNQKQINPTFNYREFDYEESMKYPTETYTKWFDCDRIGANIVIRTRAEGDYLCIDSDGNRKSIQDYFVDEKIPRHLRDEVPLVCDGNHVMWVVGHRVSEYYKISKNTTRVLEISYTEE; from the coding sequence ATGACAATTGGATTATTTTTAAAGAAAAAGAAGATTAAAGAATATATTGAAAAATACAATATGCTAAACAAAGGCGATGGAGTCGTCCTAGGTCTATCAGGTGGACCTGACTCTGTGTGCCTTTTTTTTGTACTGTTGGCACTTAAAGAAGAATACAATCTGACTATATCAGCGGTTCATATAAATCATATGATTAGAGGCAAGGATGCAGACGAGGATCAGGAATATGTGGAGACGTTGTGCAAGGAATTCAATGTTCCTTTAAATGCTCTTAGAATCGACATTCCTGCGCTTGCAAAGGAATCAGGTCGTTCTATCGAAGAAGAGGCAAGAATTGCCCGATATGACGCTTTTGAGAGGGCTGCAGCAGCTTTTGAGGAGCAGGGGATACCAGCAAAGATAGCGGTGGCACATAATGCTGATGACAATGCTGAAACTGTGCTCTTTCACATGGCAAGAGGCACAGGATTGGATGGGGTCTGCGGAATCTCTCCAAAGCGTGATAAAATCATTCGCCCCTTGCTTGCAGTTCCTAAGAAAGACATATTGGAATTTCTCAACGAAAATGAAGTGGCATATTGCATTGATGGAACAAATGCCGAAACTGATTACGACCGCAATCGAATCAGACACAACATCATGCCGGAATTAACTAAGATAAATGATAGAGCCCTAGAGCATATTTCGGATATGACAACACGACTATCTGAAATTGCAGAGTATATCTCTCTGGAGTCCAATGGTTTGCTTCAGATGGCCAAGCTTGATGGAGATAAGCTTAGAAAAAGAACTATCGCAACTGCACCACGTGTAATCGCTAGCCAGGCGATAAAGGATTATTTAAGCAAGTTTATGCCATATCAGAAGGATGTGGCTGCTGTTCACGTGGATTCTATCCTGGACCTATTAAACGAAGATGGAGAACGTCAAATTCAGCTTCCATACAAAAAGACCCTTATCATATCCTATGAAGAAATATATGTAATTGATACAGAAAATGAGGATAATCAAAAGCAGATTAATCCTACTTTTAATTATCGTGAATTTGATTACGAAGAGAGCATGAAATACCCTACCGAAACCTATACGAAATGGTTTGATTGTGATAGAATAGGGGCTAATATTGTAATAAGAACCCGTGCAGAGGGTGACTATCTATGCATCGATTCAGATGGAAATCGCAAATCTATACAGGATTATTTTGTAGATGAAAAAATTCCACGACATTTAAGAGATGAGGTGCCACTCGTATGTGATGGAAATCATGTAATGTGGGTGGTTGGTCACCGAGTCAGCGAGTATTACAAAATTTCAAAAAATACCACTCGAGTATTAGAGATTAGTTATACGGAGGAATAG
- a CDS encoding GH36-type glycosyl hydrolase domain-containing protein produces MKFGHFDDQNKEYVITTPKTPLPWINYLGCTDFFSLISNTCGGYTFYKDAKLLRMTRYRYNDTTPDTNGKYFYIKDGDTIWNPGWQPTKTELDSYECRHGIGYSKFTGAKNDVKAELITFVPIGDPVELTKVTITNNSSAHKDIQLFSYVEWCLWNADDDMKNYQRNLSIGEVEVIDSTIYHKTEYRERRNHYAVYSVNTKIDGFETSRDEFRGAYNGPDKPAAVIEGKLHNTIASGWYPIASHQINLSLDAGECKTFVFALGYVENPEDEKWEKPGIINKKRANALLAKYQTTEDFDNALAKLNTYWDGLLSKFHVESNDEHVNRMVNIWNQYQCMVTFNMSRSASYYETGIGRGMGFRDSCQDLLGFVHLIPDRARERIIDIASTQFQDGSAYHQYQPLTKKGNSDIGSGFNDDPLWLIAGTSAYIRETGDTSILKEMVPYDNDMSVATTLMEHLKRSFDYIVNHKGPHDLPLIGRADWNDCLNLNCFSEHPGESFQCFGPSEGPVAESVFIAGMFVKYGREYAALAKLMGDTAEEARVLTEVDKMTAAIEKDGWDGDWFVRAYDAYSHKVGSKECDEGQIYIEPQGMCVMAGVGVDDGKAKKALDSVKEKLDTKYGVMILQPAYTRYHLELGEITSYPPGYKENAGIFCHNNPWISIAETCIGRGDRAFEVYQKTCPSYIEDISEIHRTEPYVYSQMVAGADARFHGEAKNSWLTGTAAWTFTNISQYILGIYPTLEGLSVNPCTPAAFGDFNITREYRGVIYNIEIKNPNKVQKGVASLTVDGKEIEGNVIPFDSSKKTVSVVATMK; encoded by the coding sequence ATGAAGTTCGGACATTTCGACGATCAAAACAAAGAATATGTAATCACAACTCCAAAAACCCCATTACCATGGATTAACTACTTGGGTTGTACCGATTTCTTTTCTTTAATATCAAACACATGCGGTGGCTATACTTTCTATAAAGATGCAAAGCTTTTACGTATGACTCGTTATCGCTATAACGACACAACACCAGATACAAATGGTAAGTATTTCTATATTAAGGATGGAGATACAATTTGGAATCCTGGCTGGCAGCCAACCAAGACTGAATTAGATTCCTATGAATGTCGTCATGGTATTGGTTACAGTAAGTTTACTGGTGCTAAAAATGATGTGAAGGCTGAGCTTATTACTTTTGTTCCAATTGGTGATCCTGTTGAACTTACAAAAGTAACAATCACAAACAACAGCTCAGCTCACAAAGATATACAGCTTTTCTCGTATGTAGAATGGTGTCTATGGAATGCCGATGATGATATGAAGAATTATCAGCGTAACCTTTCAATCGGCGAAGTTGAAGTTATTGATTCAACTATCTATCATAAAACAGAATATCGCGAGCGTCGTAATCACTACGCTGTATATTCAGTTAATACTAAGATTGATGGTTTCGAAACAAGCCGAGATGAATTCAGAGGTGCCTATAATGGTCCAGATAAACCTGCAGCTGTAATTGAAGGAAAGCTTCACAATACTATCGCTTCAGGATGGTATCCAATTGCTTCACATCAGATTAATCTTTCACTTGACGCTGGAGAGTGCAAAACTTTTGTATTTGCTTTAGGCTATGTGGAAAACCCTGAAGATGAAAAGTGGGAAAAACCAGGAATCATTAATAAAAAGAGAGCTAATGCTCTTCTTGCTAAATATCAAACTACAGAAGATTTTGACAACGCACTTGCAAAGCTTAATACATACTGGGATGGACTTCTCAGCAAGTTCCATGTTGAATCAAATGATGAGCATGTAAACCGTATGGTTAATATTTGGAATCAATATCAGTGTATGGTTACATTCAACATGTCTCGTTCAGCTTCTTACTATGAGACCGGTATTGGGCGAGGAATGGGATTCAGAGATTCTTGCCAGGATTTACTTGGATTTGTTCATCTTATTCCAGACAGAGCTCGTGAGAGAATCATTGATATTGCTTCAACTCAGTTCCAGGATGGTTCAGCATATCACCAGTATCAGCCTCTTACAAAGAAGGGTAATTCTGATATCGGTTCAGGATTTAACGATGATCCACTTTGGTTAATCGCTGGTACATCTGCTTACATCCGCGAAACCGGAGACACATCAATTCTTAAGGAAATGGTTCCTTACGATAATGATATGTCAGTCGCTACAACACTTATGGAGCACTTAAAGCGCTCATTTGATTATATTGTAAATCACAAGGGTCCACATGACCTTCCACTTATTGGTCGTGCTGACTGGAACGACTGCCTCAACCTTAACTGTTTCTCAGAGCATCCAGGCGAAAGCTTCCAGTGCTTCGGACCTAGTGAAGGACCTGTTGCAGAATCAGTATTTATTGCTGGTATGTTTGTAAAATATGGTCGTGAATATGCAGCTCTTGCAAAGCTTATGGGAGACACTGCTGAAGAAGCTCGTGTTCTTACAGAAGTTGATAAGATGACTGCTGCTATTGAAAAAGATGGCTGGGATGGTGATTGGTTCGTAAGAGCTTATGACGCTTACAGCCACAAAGTTGGTTCAAAGGAATGTGATGAGGGACAGATCTACATCGAGCCACAAGGTATGTGTGTAATGGCCGGTGTAGGCGTTGATGATGGTAAGGCAAAGAAAGCCCTTGATTCTGTAAAAGAAAAGCTTGATACAAAGTACGGCGTAATGATTTTACAGCCTGCTTATACGAGATATCATCTTGAACTTGGTGAGATTACATCATATCCACCAGGATACAAAGAGAATGCTGGTATCTTCTGTCACAACAATCCATGGATTTCAATTGCTGAGACATGCATCGGCCGTGGTGACAGAGCATTTGAAGTTTACCAAAAAACCTGTCCTTCATACATCGAGGACATTTCAGAAATTCATAGAACTGAGCCATACGTTTACTCACAGATGGTTGCTGGCGCAGATGCCAGATTCCATGGTGAGGCTAAGAACAGCTGGCTTACAGGTACTGCTGCTTGGACATTTACAAATATTTCCCAGTATATCTTAGGAATCTACCCAACCTTAGAGGGATTATCTGTAAATCCATGTACACCTGCTGCATTTGGTGATTTCAATATCACACGTGAATACAGAGGTGTAATATACAACATCGAAATTAAGAATCCTAACAAGGTTCAAAAGGGTGTTGCTAGCCTTACTGTTGATGGCAAGGAGATCGAAGGAAACGTTATCCCATTCGATTCTTCTAAAAAAACAGTTAGCGTGGTTGCTACAATGAAGTAA
- the ftsH gene encoding ATP-dependent zinc metalloprotease FtsH: MIIYALFVFVVLAILYTSMGKSTTTYTRREFDKALARDEVKSVNITQNEEVPTGAAEITLTDGTEATLYVSDVNEIQDELKEAKVAYTVSDIPHDSWISELLPMLIVLGAVFILFMIMMNAQGAGGGGANARMMNFGKSRAKLTNKEDIHTTFDNVAGLKEEKEEVEELVDFLKDPAKYTKIGARIPKGVILVGPPGTGKTLLAKAIAGEAGVPFFSISGSDFVEMFVGVGASRVRDLFQEAKQNAPCIVFIDEIDAVARRRGTGMGGGHDEREQTLNQLLVEMDGFGVNEGIIVMAATNRVDILDQAIMRPGRFDRKVYVGSPDVKGREEILKVHASNKALAEDVDLKQVAQATVGFTGADLENLLNEAAILAAGEKRQYILQEDIKRSFVKVGIGKEKKSKVVSEKEKKITAYHEAGHAILFHVLPDVGPVYSVSIIPTGASAAGYTMPINENDEIFNTKGKMTQDIIVSLGGRVAEELIFDDVTTGASNDIKQATKMARNMVTKYGFSKNIGMIHYGDDDEEVFIGRDLAHTKGFSEATAKAIDDEVKRIIDECYEKAVKILRENEQILHKCANLLLEKEKIGRSEFEALFESSGTNETAVEGINWGE, from the coding sequence ATGATTATCTATGCTTTGTTTGTTTTTGTTGTGTTAGCTATTCTTTACACAAGCATGGGTAAATCAACTACCACATACACCCGAAGAGAATTTGACAAGGCCTTGGCAAGAGATGAGGTAAAATCAGTCAATATTACTCAGAATGAAGAGGTGCCAACTGGCGCAGCAGAAATTACTCTTACTGATGGCACAGAGGCTACTCTTTATGTTTCGGATGTTAACGAAATTCAGGATGAATTAAAAGAAGCAAAGGTTGCTTATACTGTTTCAGATATTCCACATGACAGTTGGATTTCTGAATTGTTACCAATGCTTATTGTCTTAGGCGCAGTATTTATTCTCTTTATGATTATGATGAATGCGCAGGGCGCTGGTGGTGGCGGTGCCAATGCCAGAATGATGAACTTCGGGAAAAGCAGAGCTAAGCTTACCAACAAAGAAGACATTCACACTACTTTTGATAATGTAGCCGGATTAAAGGAAGAAAAAGAAGAAGTTGAAGAACTTGTCGATTTCTTGAAGGATCCTGCTAAGTACACAAAAATCGGTGCTAGAATCCCTAAGGGAGTTATCTTAGTAGGCCCTCCAGGAACAGGTAAGACACTTCTTGCAAAGGCTATAGCTGGAGAAGCAGGAGTTCCATTCTTCTCAATCTCTGGTTCAGATTTTGTTGAGATGTTTGTTGGTGTTGGTGCTTCCCGTGTCCGTGATTTGTTCCAGGAAGCAAAGCAGAATGCACCATGTATCGTGTTTATCGATGAGATTGATGCGGTAGCAAGACGCCGTGGTACAGGTATGGGTGGCGGCCATGATGAACGAGAGCAGACACTTAACCAGCTTCTTGTAGAGATGGATGGTTTCGGTGTTAACGAAGGCATCATTGTTATGGCAGCTACAAACCGTGTAGATATTTTAGACCAGGCTATCATGCGTCCAGGACGTTTCGATAGAAAGGTTTATGTTGGCAGCCCTGATGTAAAGGGCCGCGAGGAAATCCTCAAGGTACACGCTAGCAACAAGGCTCTAGCGGAGGATGTTGATTTGAAACAGGTTGCTCAGGCAACAGTTGGTTTTACTGGCGCAGATTTAGAGAACCTTCTTAATGAAGCAGCTATTCTAGCAGCTGGTGAAAAAAGACAATATATCCTTCAGGAAGATATCAAGAGATCTTTCGTAAAGGTTGGAATTGGTAAAGAAAAGAAGAGTAAGGTTGTTTCAGAGAAAGAAAAGAAGATTACAGCATACCACGAAGCTGGACATGCAATTCTTTTCCATGTGCTTCCAGATGTAGGACCGGTATATTCAGTATCTATCATTCCTACAGGTGCAAGTGCAGCAGGCTACACAATGCCTATCAATGAAAATGACGAGATCTTTAATACAAAAGGCAAGATGACTCAGGATATTATCGTTTCTTTGGGTGGACGTGTTGCCGAAGAACTTATATTTGACGATGTTACCACTGGTGCCTCTAATGACATCAAGCAGGCTACAAAGATGGCTAGAAACATGGTAACAAAGTATGGATTCTCAAAAAATATAGGTATGATTCACTACGGTGATGACGATGAAGAAGTATTCATCGGCCGTGATTTGGCTCATACAAAAGGCTTTTCAGAGGCTACAGCTAAAGCCATCGATGATGAAGTTAAACGAATCATTGATGAATGTTATGAAAAAGCTGTGAAAATTTTGCGAGAAAACGAACAGATACTACACAAATGTGCTAATCTATTATTAGAAAAAGAAAAGATAGGACGAAGCGAGTTTGAGGCCCTATTTGAATCTTCAGGTACGAATGAGACCGCTGTAGAGGGTATAAACTGGGGAGAATAG